The Panicum hallii strain FIL2 chromosome 9, PHallii_v3.1, whole genome shotgun sequence genome has a window encoding:
- the LOC112875186 gene encoding uncharacterized protein LOC112875186, with amino-acid sequence MGLFGKSTSKQTAKLKSLVKLAAARLAVVRRPRLGRRSIARSDVGQLLSIGHLDRALLRAEQVIEEDNMLEALDVIELYCKILIEQAAQLEKPKECSEEIKEAAAGLMFASARCGELPELLDARGILADKFGRDFAAAAKEGALGVVDPTLVRKLSGERASLEQKRRLAKEIAAENDILLEFPENPVDIHQAGRTTSRTNGHREREQSRNAPARESVQKSAVKTDRPEVQRTQRSVEGKVNPSLAQLSVDEKVSRESKKYLDARMAAEAAFASASFAAMAARAAVELSRSESQGKGSRGGGYDKVAPVLTAAATEQGTAPPSWRPQKSPSPSPSWSDRSTVTSVGSDAVHKGKEVVFDQSDEELEDEVWPPPPPPQLRRPSYRRAASTVGTGVSSGAGPWHGNADTRPFQDGAPENNNPPHRRHATEFAGGNGHAHALHDALGGQRGQYVTPPYRRNPAASTGGNSVAAAAAAGVYESSAYVHQPYARVVSALERSNEHIARHEEVRRIGTDARVLQERVYGAAAPGQGHGPLNPDRRAISVRTRR; translated from the exons ATGGGCCTCTTCGGCAAGAGCACCTCCAAGCAGACCGCCAAGCTCAAGTCCCTGGTCAagctcgccgccgcgcgcctcgccgtcgtccgccgcccgcgcctcggccgccgctCCATCGCCCGCAGCGACGTCGGGCAGCTCCTCTCCATCGGCCACCTCGACCGCGCGCTCCTCCGC GCGGAGCAGGTAATCGAGGAGGACAACATGCTGGAGGCGCTGGACGTCATCGAGCTCTACTGCAAAATCCTCATCGAGCAGGCCGCGCAGCTGGAAAAACCCAA GGAATGCAGCGAGGAGAtcaaggaggcggcggcggggctgatGTTCGCCTCCGCGCGGTGCGGCGAGCTTCCCGAGCTGCTGGACGCGCGCGGCATCCTGGCGGACAAGTTCGGCCGGGACTTCGCCGCGGCGGCCAAGGAGGGCGCCCTCGGCGTCGTCGACCCCACG TTGGTGCGGAAGTTGTCTGGCGAGAGGGCGAGCTTGGAGCAGAAGAGGAGGTTGGCCAAGGAGATCGCCGCCGAGAACGACATCTTGCTGGAGTTCCCTGAGAACCCAGTGGATATTCACCAAGCTGGTCGCACAACCTCACGGACCAACGGGCATAGAGAAAGGGAACAGTCGAGGAATGCCCCAGCCAGAGAATCTGTCCAGAAGAGTGCGGTCAAGACGGATCGTCCTGAG GTGCAGCGGACGCAGAGGTCTGTAGAGGGCAAGGTGAACCCGAGCCTTGCTCAGCTGAGCGTGGATGAGAAGGTGTCGAGGGAATCCAAAAAATACCTCGACGCCAggatggcggcggaggcggccttCGCATCCGCGTCGTTCGCCGCGATGGCCGCCCGGGCTGCCGTCGAGCTGTCTCGGTCGGAGTCCCAGGGGAAGGGATCGAGGGGCGGTGGCTACGACAAGGTGGCCCCAGTGCTGACCGCGGCGGCAACGGAGCAAGGGACGGCGCCGCCGTCGTGGAGGCCGCAGAAGTCCCCATCGCCGTCGCCCTCGTGGAGCGACAGGAGCACGGTGACCTCGGTCGGGTCGGACGCGGTGCACAAGGGGAAGGAGGTCGTGTTCGACCAGAGCGACGAGGAACTGGAGGACGAagtctggccgccgccgccgccgccgcagctgcgCCGGCCATCCTACAGGAGGGCGGCCTCCACGGTGGGCACGGGCGTCAGCTCCGGCGCCGGCCCGTGGCACGGGAACGCCGACACACGGCCGTTCCAGGACGGCGCGCCTGAGAACAACAACCCGCCGCACAGGAGGCACGCCACGGAGTTCGCCGGCGGGAACGGTCACGCGCACGCGCTCCACGACGCCCTGGGCGGCCAACGCGGGCAGTACGTGACCCCGCCGTACAGGAGGAACCCGGCGGCCAGCACGGGCGGGAacagcgtcgccgccgccgccgccgccggcgtgtaCGAGAGCTCGGCGTACGTGCACCAGCCGTACGCGAGGGTCGTGTCGGCGCTGGAGCGCAGCAACGAGCACatcgcgcggcacgaggaggtgCGCCGGATCGGAACGGACGCGCGGGTGCTCCAGGAGCGAGTGTACGGCGCCGCGGCGCCGGGGCAGGGGCACGGCCCGCTGAACCCGGACAGGAGGGCCATCTCGGTGCGCACGCGGCGATGA